The nucleotide sequence TCGCCGCGCTCGTCGTTTCCGGCTGCGCCGACTCGAAGAAAGAAGAGACCAAATCCGAAGCCGAAAAGGCCGAGACCCAGCAGCAGGCTGAGACCACCACATCGCTGACCGTCGCCATGGACGCCATCCCGGTTTCTCTGGACCCGCACGTGCAGCTTTCCGGCGGCATGCTCCAGTACTCCCACCTGGTCTTCGACCCGCTGGTGCGCTGGACTCAGGACATGGAAATCGAACCGCGTCTGGCCGAGAGCTGGGAGCAGATCGATCCGACCACCCTGCGCTTCAAGCTGCGCAAGGGCGTCAAGTTCCATTCCGGCAACGAATTTACTGCTGAAGACGTGGTCTACACCCTCGAACGCCTCAAGAAGTCCGATGACTTCAAGGGCCTGTTCGAGCCGTTCGAAAAGGCCGTGGCCGTGGACTCCCACACCGTGGACCTGATCACCAAGAAGCCCTACGGCCTGACTCTGGCCATGTCCACCTACATCTTCCCGCTGGACAAGAAGTTCTACGAAGGCAAGGACGAGATCGTTAAGTCCGGTCCCTCCTTCGCCAACGAAAACGAGTCCGGCACCGGCCCCTACGTGGTGACCAAGTACGTTCCGGGCGAACAGCTCGTGCTCAACGAGTATGACGGCTACTGGACCGAACGCGGCAACGTCGAGGAACTGGTCGTCAAGGCCATCCCCAACGCTCCGGCACGCGTGGCCGCCCTGTTGTCCAAGGACGTGGACTTCATCATGCCCGTCCCGCCGACCGACATGAAGCGCATTGAAGAAACCGAAGGTCTCAAGCTGACCACCCTGCCCGGTTCGCGCATCATCACCCTGCAGCTCAATCAGGAGCGTCGCCCCGAGTTCCAGAACCAGAAGGTTCGTCAGGCCATCGTGTACGCCATCGACAACGTTGGCATCGTCAAGAAGATCATGAAGGGCTTCGGTACCCCCGCCGCCCAGCAGGGTCCGAAGGGCTACGCAGGCTACCTCGAAGAACTTCAGCCGCGCTACGACCTGGAAAAAGCCAAGCAGCTCATGAAGGACGCCGGTTACGAGAACGGCTTCGAGTGCACCATGATCGCTCCGAACAACCGTTACGTGAACGACGCCAAGATCGCGGAAGCCGTGGTTTCCATGCTTTCCAAGATCGGCATCAAGGTGAACCTGAAGACCATGCCCAAGGCCCAGTACTGGGATCAGTTCGACGCCCGCTCCGCCGACATCCAGATGATCGGCTGGCACTCCGACACCGAGGACTCCGCGAACTTCTCCGAATTCCTGGTCATGTGCCCCAGCAAGGAAACCGGCTACGGACAGTACAACTCCGGCGAGTACTGCAACCCCAAGGTTGACGAACTCGTCATCGCCTCCCAGTCCGAGACCGACATGGCCAAGCGCGCAGAAATGCTGCAGGAAGTCGAGCGTCTGCTCTTTGAAGACGCAGCGTTCGTTCCCCTGCACTGGCAGAACCTCGCCTGGGCATCCAAGGACAACATGAACACCGAAGTCATCGTCAACACCATGAACTTCCCGTACTTCGGCGACCTCGTGGTCGAATAAGGGAAGCACCCAGAAGACGCCATCAAAAGGGGAACCTCTGCTCGGAGGTTCCCCTTTCACAACAAAACATACTGGATTAGACGCACATGTTCGCCTTTATCGTAAAGCGTGTCGCGCAAGCCCTTTTGGTCATGATGATCATCGGCTTCATCGGCTTCGCTATCAAACACAACTTCGGCGACCCCGTCCGCGACCTCGTGGGACAGCGGGTCACCCCCGAAGAGCGGGCGGAGATTCGAGAGCGCCTAGGACTGAACGATCCCTTCTTCGTACAGTACGGCCGCTTTCTGAAAAACGCCGTTCAGGGGGATCTGGGCCGGAGCTTCTTCTTCAAGAAGCCCGCCATGGACATCATCATGCAGAAGGCTCCGGCCACTCTGGAGCTCGTATTCGCCAGCGCCTGCATCATAGTATTTCTCTCCGTTCCGCTGGGGATATTCTGCGCAATACGACCACGACACTGGTTTTCGAGATTCACGATGGGGGGGTCCATCGTCGGGGTTTCGATGCCGGTCTTTCTGACGGCCATCCTTCTCATCTATGTATTCTCAGTCGAACTCGGCTGGCTGCCGTCATATGGTCGCGGTGAAACCGTCACCCTTTTCGGATGGTGGAAGAGCGGTCTCCTTACTGCCGACGGGCTTGAACATCTCATCATGCCGTCCATCGCGCTTTCCTCCATCATGCTCCCGCTGTTCATCAGGCTCATACGTTCGGAAATGATGGAGGTACTGGAGTCCGAATACGTCAAATACGCGTGGGCCAAGGGCATCAAGCCCAGCCGCGTCTGGATCGTGCACGCCTTCAAGAACACCCTGCTGCCGGTCATCACCGTGGGCGGCGTCCAGCTCGGCATCATGGTGGCATTCACCATCCTCACCGAGACCGTGTTCAACTGGCAGGGCATGGGAGCCATGTTCATCGAATCCGTGGAACGCGCCGACACCTCGCTCATGGTCGCGTACCTCGTCTTCGTCGGCTTCATCTTCGTTTTGGTAAACACCTTGGTTGATATCATCTACGGACTGATCAACCCCATGGTCAGGGTTACGGGGCGGAAATAATGAGATCCAAATGGCAACGCTTCAAGGAATCCTACTTCCTCTACAGTTTCCTCCGGGACCCCATCGCCTACATCAGCTTCGGCATTCTCCTGGTCCTGGTGGTATCGGCCTTCGGCGCACCCATTATCGCGCCGCACGACCCGTACAATCCGACCACCATCGACATCATGGACGCGGAG is from Desulfovibrio oxyclinae DSM 11498 and encodes:
- a CDS encoding ABC transporter permease yields the protein MFAFIVKRVAQALLVMMIIGFIGFAIKHNFGDPVRDLVGQRVTPEERAEIRERLGLNDPFFVQYGRFLKNAVQGDLGRSFFFKKPAMDIIMQKAPATLELVFASACIIVFLSVPLGIFCAIRPRHWFSRFTMGGSIVGVSMPVFLTAILLIYVFSVELGWLPSYGRGETVTLFGWWKSGLLTADGLEHLIMPSIALSSIMLPLFIRLIRSEMMEVLESEYVKYAWAKGIKPSRVWIVHAFKNTLLPVITVGGVQLGIMVAFTILTETVFNWQGMGAMFIESVERADTSLMVAYLVFVGFIFVLVNTLVDIIYGLINPMVRVTGRK
- a CDS encoding ABC transporter substrate-binding protein, yielding MKRFHSGIRYLVLLALVFAALVVSGCADSKKEETKSEAEKAETQQQAETTTSLTVAMDAIPVSLDPHVQLSGGMLQYSHLVFDPLVRWTQDMEIEPRLAESWEQIDPTTLRFKLRKGVKFHSGNEFTAEDVVYTLERLKKSDDFKGLFEPFEKAVAVDSHTVDLITKKPYGLTLAMSTYIFPLDKKFYEGKDEIVKSGPSFANENESGTGPYVVTKYVPGEQLVLNEYDGYWTERGNVEELVVKAIPNAPARVAALLSKDVDFIMPVPPTDMKRIEETEGLKLTTLPGSRIITLQLNQERRPEFQNQKVRQAIVYAIDNVGIVKKIMKGFGTPAAQQGPKGYAGYLEELQPRYDLEKAKQLMKDAGYENGFECTMIAPNNRYVNDAKIAEAVVSMLSKIGIKVNLKTMPKAQYWDQFDARSADIQMIGWHSDTEDSANFSEFLVMCPSKETGYGQYNSGEYCNPKVDELVIASQSETDMAKRAEMLQEVERLLFEDAAFVPLHWQNLAWASKDNMNTEVIVNTMNFPYFGDLVVE